Proteins encoded within one genomic window of Micromonospora halotolerans:
- a CDS encoding S8 family peptidase: MRRRQRRALTAGVLATALAVAGLTAPSADAQERPAPTASGTAGSFTLITGDRVSLGADGRPDIQRAPGRTGMRFVSTREGGHQYVIPVDAVPLLHDGRLDRRLFDLTTLGEFGYDDRTPELPLLVAYPENAAAQARSAAVAGAGRVRADLPAAHALAVRADIDDRVTLWSSLTRGTPSERTLAAGVTHVWLDGKRRVSLEHSVPHIGAPAAWQAGFDGTGVTVGVLDTGIDASHPDFAGHLAEVRDFTGGNDPADNVGHGTHVASTIVGSGAASGGRSRGVAPGAKLLVGKVCATYDCQDSDIITAMQWAAPKARVVNLSVGGTDTPGLDPLETAVQDLSTRYGTLFVVAAGNEGKPKSVSSPATADDALAVAAVDADDQRAYFSSKGPRIGDNHIKPEISAPGVDIVAAAPGGDYASMSGTSMATPHVAGSAAILAGQHPDWSGPQLKAALMDSAQPAAENTLYEVGVGRVDIGRAVAQPVAAEVGAIDFPVQRWPHADDTPFTQVVGYRNTGTAPVTLALSIASAPAGMVTVSPATLVVPAGGRAEATIAVDTRVDAADGVYQGALLATGAGDLRVRTPFALNREIESYDVRLDQTGRDGRPATEYTTVAANLATGEFSSLDGQPGGGVLRLPKGRYALYSTIHEGDASTLLVQPVLDVRGPVTEALDARTARPVSLTVPQPDAAPLSINVSANWDDGLRYPGVQLSGVSFGEVFFGRIGPAVAAPEFTATLGVGLARPGPDRSFRNSPYTYDLAYVRQGDMFTGLARKLSPKDLATVQATYRSQSSTATAVRFHRAASPGGAGPIGSNTSFDLPFHATEYYNTDGGIVWTSTFVEGDNLTTQESTFAAGRTYTQTWNAAPFGPTVGRAPALAPLAYAGRDGDTISVASPPLFGDATGRPASRDDLAVHLRLSRDGTEIATADGLYADFPVPPGKATYRLEATVTRGAPDTLSTSVSVAWTFTSAHTVKPERLPLTTARPMPALDDTNTARAGTTMALPVALDRLAGSTAAANRTLGVSASFDDGRTWVALPVHRGVALVRHPRRPGFVSLRLTATDTAGNTVTQTIQRAYRIA; encoded by the coding sequence GTGCGACGACGGCAACGACGGGCCCTGACAGCCGGGGTGCTCGCGACCGCGCTGGCGGTGGCGGGCCTGACGGCCCCCTCCGCGGACGCGCAGGAGCGGCCCGCGCCCACGGCCTCGGGCACGGCCGGCTCCTTCACCCTGATCACCGGGGACCGGGTGTCGCTGGGCGCGGACGGCCGCCCCGACATCCAGCGGGCGCCGGGGCGGACGGGCATGCGGTTCGTGAGCACCCGGGAAGGGGGCCACCAGTACGTCATCCCGGTGGACGCGGTGCCGCTGCTGCACGACGGTCGACTCGACCGGCGGCTGTTCGACCTCACCACGCTCGGCGAGTTCGGCTACGACGACCGGACGCCGGAACTGCCGCTGCTGGTCGCGTACCCGGAGAACGCCGCGGCGCAGGCGCGGTCCGCCGCCGTCGCGGGTGCCGGGCGGGTGCGGGCCGACCTGCCCGCCGCCCACGCGCTCGCCGTGCGTGCGGACATCGACGACCGGGTCACGCTCTGGTCGTCACTCACCCGCGGCACGCCGTCGGAACGGACGCTCGCCGCCGGGGTGACCCACGTCTGGCTGGACGGCAAGCGCCGGGTGTCCCTGGAGCACAGCGTGCCGCACATCGGTGCGCCCGCGGCCTGGCAGGCCGGCTTCGACGGCACCGGCGTCACCGTCGGGGTCCTGGACACCGGAATCGACGCCAGCCACCCCGACTTCGCCGGACACCTCGCGGAGGTCCGGGACTTCACCGGCGGCAACGATCCCGCCGACAACGTGGGTCACGGCACCCACGTGGCCTCGACCATCGTCGGCAGCGGAGCCGCCTCCGGCGGCAGGTCCCGCGGCGTGGCCCCGGGCGCGAAGCTGCTCGTCGGCAAGGTCTGCGCCACCTACGACTGCCAGGATTCGGACATCATCACGGCCATGCAGTGGGCCGCGCCCAAGGCCCGGGTCGTCAACCTGAGCGTGGGCGGCACCGACACACCCGGTCTCGACCCGCTGGAGACCGCGGTCCAGGACCTGAGTACCCGGTACGGCACGCTCTTCGTGGTCGCCGCCGGCAATGAGGGGAAGCCGAAGTCGGTCTCCTCGCCGGCCACCGCGGACGACGCCCTCGCGGTCGCCGCCGTCGACGCCGACGACCAGCGGGCGTACTTCTCCAGCAAGGGTCCCCGCATCGGCGACAACCACATCAAGCCGGAGATCAGCGCGCCGGGCGTGGACATCGTGGCGGCAGCCCCCGGCGGTGACTACGCCTCCATGTCGGGCACCTCGATGGCGACTCCGCACGTGGCCGGTTCCGCCGCGATCCTCGCCGGACAGCATCCCGACTGGTCCGGACCGCAGCTCAAGGCCGCCCTCATGGACTCGGCCCAGCCGGCCGCCGAGAACACCCTCTACGAGGTGGGCGTCGGCCGGGTGGACATCGGCCGTGCGGTCGCCCAGCCCGTCGCCGCGGAGGTCGGCGCCATCGACTTCCCGGTCCAGCGCTGGCCCCACGCCGACGACACCCCGTTCACGCAGGTCGTCGGCTACCGCAACACGGGCACCGCGCCGGTCACCCTGGCGCTGAGCATCGCCTCGGCGCCGGCCGGGATGGTCACCGTCAGCCCGGCAACCCTGGTGGTGCCGGCCGGCGGCCGCGCCGAGGCGACGATCGCCGTGGACACCCGGGTGGACGCCGCGGACGGCGTCTACCAGGGCGCGCTGCTCGCCACCGGCGCCGGGGACCTGCGGGTACGCACGCCGTTCGCGCTCAACCGGGAGATCGAGAGCTACGACGTCCGGCTCGACCAGACCGGGCGCGACGGCCGACCGGCCACCGAGTACACCACCGTGGCGGCCAACCTGGCCACGGGCGAGTTCAGCAGCCTGGACGGGCAACCGGGCGGCGGTGTCCTGCGGCTGCCCAAGGGCCGGTACGCGCTGTACAGCACCATCCACGAGGGCGATGCGTCGACCCTGCTCGTCCAGCCGGTCCTCGACGTGCGCGGCCCGGTCACCGAGGCGCTCGACGCCCGCACGGCGCGGCCGGTCTCGCTGACCGTGCCGCAGCCGGACGCCGCACCGCTCTCGATCAACGTGAGCGCGAACTGGGACGACGGCTTGCGCTACCCGGGGGTCCAGCTCAGCGGGGTGTCGTTCGGGGAGGTCTTCTTCGGCCGGATCGGCCCCGCCGTCGCGGCCCCCGAGTTCACCGCGACGCTGGGCGTCGGGCTCGCCCGCCCCGGCCCCGACCGCAGCTTCCGGAACAGCCCCTACACGTACGACCTCGCGTACGTCCGCCAGGGCGACATGTTCACCGGCCTCGCCCGGAAGCTGTCGCCGAAGGACCTCGCCACCGTGCAGGCGACCTACCGGAGCCAGTCCAGCACGGCGACCGCCGTCCGGTTCCACCGCGCGGCGTCCCCCGGCGGCGCCGGGCCAATCGGTTCGAACACGTCGTTCGACCTGCCCTTCCACGCCACCGAGTACTACAACACCGACGGCGGCATCGTCTGGACGTCCACGTTCGTCGAGGGCGACAACCTCACCACGCAGGAGTCCACCTTCGCGGCGGGCAGGACGTACACCCAGACCTGGAACGCCGCCCCCTTCGGGCCCACGGTGGGCCGCGCCCCGGCCTTGGCGCCGCTGGCGTACGCCGGCCGCGACGGCGACACCATCTCGGTCGCGTCGCCGCCCCTGTTCGGCGACGCGACCGGCCGCCCCGCCAGCCGCGACGACCTGGCGGTCCACCTCCGGCTGTCCCGCGACGGGACGGAGATCGCCACCGCGGACGGCCTGTACGCGGACTTCCCGGTGCCCCCCGGCAAGGCCACCTACCGCCTGGAGGCGACGGTCACCCGCGGCGCGCCGGACACCCTGTCGACGTCGGTCTCCGTGGCGTGGACCTTCACCTCGGCCCACACCGTCAAGCCGGAGCGGCTGCCCCTCACGACAGCCCGGCCGATGCCCGCCCTCGACGACACGAACACGGCCCGGGCCGGCACGACCATGGCCCTGCCCGTGGCGCTGGACCGGCTGGCCGGCTCCACGGCCGCGGCCAACCGGACGCTCGGCGTCTCGGCCTCGTTCGACGACGGGCGGACGTGGGTCGCGTTGCCGGTGCACCGGGGTGTCGCCCTCGTCCGGCAC